A portion of the Esox lucius isolate fEsoLuc1 chromosome 20, fEsoLuc1.pri, whole genome shotgun sequence genome contains these proteins:
- the LOC105031057 gene encoding ankyrin repeat domain-containing protein 34A: MGDGAALHTEGNSLLKAVFQGKLRLTRLLLEGGAYINEGNERGETPISAACLAVYEDPQTRRRMVRYLLEKGADPNIPDKSGRTALMHACAEKAGKEVVSLLLENGADPSLKDYSGSSALVHAINKGDRETLQVLLDACKAKGKEVIIITTDTSPSGTKKTKQYLNSPPSPGVVDKLSPVACMSPSEVEICTTNSPTAEKAEEEVGIFRFASALPLPSARHPGEKRLPARKLLKRLNSEPWGLVAPSVLSGVPQEEVAGGLQGEGGGRIVTEMNGLSISGLGRPLLSRRHSIETHDPSSPKPIDRSCSEDCAAFFSSSWADKVQQHQILYRRNTAPETQENTGGPGAVAARTLTHPKLTRMEHYESDTHLCPESIPGSPDSGRMSVERRKYNASPLSLLTSSSRESLESIPNSVSPITMRRRPPGLLERRGSGTLLLDHISHTRPGFLPPLNVNPHRPIPDIRANGKPPSPVHSGPKILVPVAPASPKRGTDFKMKKKLMRRHSMQTEQMKQLSTFQEILSEKVIESNGD, from the coding sequence ATGGGAGATGGAGCAGCCCTCCATACAGAGGGGAACTCCCTTCTCAAAGCTGTCTTTCAGGGAAAGTTGAGACTGACTCGGCTCCTCCTGGAAGGGGGTGCCTACATAAATGAAGGCAATGAGCGGGGCGAGACTCCGATTTCTGCGGCTTGTTTAGCTGTCTACGAGGACCCTCAGACTCGCCGGAGGATGGTTCGCTACCTCCTGGAGAAAGGAGCTGATCCCAACATCCCAGATAAGTCTGGGAGGACTGCCCTGATGCATGCCTGTGCTGAGAAGGCCGGCAAAGAAGTGGTGTCTCTGCTTCTGGAGAATGGAGCTGATCCCAGCCTCAAGGACTACTCTGGCTCCTCTGCACTGGTCCATGCCATCAACAAAGGTGACCGAGAGACCCTCCAGGTCCTGCTGGATGCCTGCAAGGCCAAGGGCAAAGAGGTGATAATCATTACCACTGACACGTCCCCTTCGGGCACCAAGAAGACCAAGCAGTACCTCAACTCCCCGCCATCACCAGGGGTGGTGGACAAGCTCTCGCCCGTGGCCTGCATGTCTCCCTCAGAAGTGGAGATCTGCACCACCAATTCCCCTACAGCAGAGAaggcagaggaggaggtagGTATATTCCGCTTTGCGTCTGCCTTACCTTTACCCTCTGCTAGACATCCAGGGGAGAAAAGGCTGCCTGCCCGCAAGCTCCTGAAGAGACTTAATTCAGAGCCTTGGGGACTAGTGGCACCCTCAGTGCTCAGTGGAGTCCCACAGGAAGAGgttgctgggggacttcaaggGGAAGGAGGGGGTAGGATCGTCACAGAGATGAATGGCCTGTCAATCTCCGGTTTAGGCAGGCCCCTCCTGTCTCGTCGACACAGCATTGAAACACACGACCCCAGCTCGCCCAAACCCATTGACCGATCCTGCTCCGAGGACTGTGCCGCGTTCTTTAGCTCCTCTTGGGCTGACAAGGTCCAACAGCACCAGATCCTGTACCGTAGGAACACTGCACCGGAGACACAAGAAAATACAGGTGGACCAGGGGCAGTGGCTGCACGCACCCTGACTCACCCCAAACTCACCCGGATGGAGCACTACGAGTCAGATACACACCTGTGTCCTGAGTCCATTCCCGGATCTCCAGACTCAGGGCGCATGTCAGTAGAGCGTAGGAAGTACAatgcctcccccctctccctgctcACCAGCTCTTCCCGGGAGTCCCTTGAGAGCATCCCAAACTCTGTGTCCCCTATAACCATGCGCAGACGCCCCCCTGGTCTTCTTGAGCGCAGGGGCTCAGGCACTCTTCTGCTGGACCACATCTCCCACACCCGCCCCGGGTTCTTGCCCCCACTAAATGTAAACCCCCATCGGCCTATCCCAGACATCAGAGCCAATGGCAAACCCCCCTCCCCGGTCCATTCTGGTCCCAAGATCCTGGTTCCAGTGGCCCCAGCCTCCCCCAAGAGAGGCACAGATTTCAAGATGAAGAAGAAACTGATGAGAAGGCACTCCATGCAGACGGAACAGATGAAGCAGCTCTCCACCTTTCAGGAGATTCTGTCTGAGAAGGTAATTGAGTCTAACGGCGACTGA